A genome region from Myripristis murdjan chromosome 16, fMyrMur1.1, whole genome shotgun sequence includes the following:
- the mdh2 gene encoding malate dehydrogenase, mitochondrial → MFSRAVRPTIGFARSLSTSAQNNAKVAVLGASGGIGQPLSLLLKNSPLVSHLSLYDIAHTPGVAADLSHIETRAQVSGHMGPDQLDAALKGCEVVVIPAGVPRKPGMTRDDLFNTNATIVATLADACARNCPEAMICIIANPVNSTIPITSEVMKKHGVYNPNRVFGVTTLDIVRANAFVAELKGLDPARVNVPVVGGHAGKTIIPLISQCTPKVEFPADQLSALTGRIQEAGTEVVKAKAGAGSATLSMAYAGARFTFSVLDAMNGKEGVVECAYVRSEETECKYFSTPLLLGKNGIEKNLGLGKLSAFEEKLVAEAMGELKASIKKGEDFVANMK, encoded by the coding sequence GCGGTATAGGCCAGCCGCTGTCTCTGCTCCTGAAGAATAGCCCGCTGGTGAGTCACCTCTCCCTGTATGATATCGCTCACACACCCGGGGTGGCCGCCGATCTCAGCCACATCGAGACCCGCGCCCAGGTTAGCGGCCACATGGGTCCCGACCAGCTGGACGCCGCACTGAAGGGCTGCGAAGTAGTAGTCATTCCCGCCGGTGTACCCAGGAAACCAGGCATGACCCGTGATGACCTTTTCAACACCAACGCCACCATCGTGGCGACCCTGGCTGATGCATGTGCCCGCAACTGCCCCGAGGCTATGATCTGCATCATCGCCAACCCTGTTAACTCCACCATACCCATCACATCAGAGGTCATGAAGAAGCATGGCGTCTACAACCCCAACAGAGTGTTTGGTGTCACCACCCTGGACATTGTCAGAGCAAACGCCTTTGTGGCAGAGCTTAAAGGCCTTGACCCTGCACGCGTCAACGTCCCAGTCGTTGGAGGCCATGCAGGAAAGACCATCATCCCCCTGATCTCCCAGTGCACCCCCAAAGTTGAGTTCCCCGCTGACCAGCTGTCTGCCCTGACTGGCAGGATCCAGGAGGCCGGCACCGAGGTGGTGAAGGCCAAGGCCGGAGCTGGCTCTGCTACCCTGTCCATGGCCTATGCTGGTGCTCGTTTCACCTTCTCAGTCCTGGATGCCATGAATGGCAAGGAGGGCGTGGTGGAGTGCGCCTATGTCAGGTCAGAGGAGACGGAGTGCAAGTACTTCTCCACACCCCTTCTCCTGGGCAAGAACGGCATCGAGAAGAACCTTGGGCTTGGCAAGCTGTCCGCCTTCGAGGAGAAGCTGGTGGCCGAAGCCATGGGCGAGCTGAAGGCCTCCATCAAGAAAGGCGAGGATTTTGTGGCTAACATGAAGTGA